One Lysinibacillus fusiformis genomic window carries:
- a CDS encoding alpha/beta-type small acid-soluble spore protein, whose amino-acid sequence MTANNNRSSNKLAVPGVQQALDQMKYEIAQEFGVQLGADASARANGSVGGEITKRLVQMAESQLKGMPNNNQ is encoded by the coding sequence ATGACAGCAAACAACAACCGCAGTTCAAACAAGCTTGCAGTACCTGGTGTACAACAAGCGCTAGATCAAATGAAATACGAAATTGCACAAGAATTTGGTGTTCAATTAGGAGCTGACGCTTCAGCTCGTGCCAACGGTTCCGTTGGTGGTGAAATCACTAAACGTCTTGTACAAATGGCAGAATCTCAATTAAAAGGTATGCCAAACAACAACCAATAA
- the thiI gene encoding tRNA uracil 4-sulfurtransferase ThiI has translation MIWKEILIRYGELSTKGRNKMDFIRRLRENIRHAFADLGHLHIRTERDRMFIAIQDQAQMDVLLNGLPKIFGIQSFSPVAACDKDIEAMKSLAITIMDTFKHEQLTFKVEVKRTDKTFPLDSHAIQREIGGHVLPQYQNLSVKVKKPDVELRVEVRHDATYMMAQVIPGAGGMPVGSNGKSLLMLSGGIDSPVAGYLMMKRGVRLEAIHFFSPPYTSQNSLEKVKVLANELTKFGANIRLHVIPFTEIQVLIKEKVPSNVSMTTTRRMMLKVADKVREEIDALAIVTGESLGQVASQTLESLTAINAVTNTPILRPLISTDKLEIIEIAEKIGTYETSIQPFEDCCTIFTPASPKTKPKLEKVEHYESFSEFDELIDRAVKNREVYIFPKKEQPADKFADLL, from the coding sequence ATGATTTGGAAAGAAATTTTAATTCGATATGGTGAGCTATCTACAAAAGGACGTAACAAGATGGACTTTATCCGTCGCTTGCGCGAAAATATTCGCCATGCATTTGCAGATTTAGGTCATTTACACATTCGTACAGAGCGTGATCGTATGTTCATCGCAATTCAAGATCAAGCACAAATGGACGTTTTACTAAATGGGTTACCGAAAATTTTTGGGATTCAATCATTCAGTCCAGTTGCCGCTTGTGACAAAGACATTGAGGCGATGAAATCACTGGCGATTACAATTATGGATACGTTTAAACATGAACAATTGACTTTTAAAGTAGAGGTTAAGCGTACAGATAAAACATTCCCTTTAGATTCGCATGCCATTCAGCGTGAAATTGGTGGGCATGTATTACCGCAGTATCAAAATTTATCAGTAAAAGTGAAAAAACCAGATGTAGAGCTTCGGGTTGAGGTACGCCATGATGCTACTTATATGATGGCACAAGTTATTCCGGGTGCTGGTGGCATGCCAGTTGGCTCCAACGGTAAATCATTACTAATGCTATCAGGTGGTATCGATAGCCCTGTTGCAGGATATTTAATGATGAAACGAGGAGTTCGTTTAGAAGCAATTCATTTCTTCAGTCCGCCATATACAAGTCAAAATTCATTGGAAAAAGTAAAAGTGCTTGCCAATGAATTAACGAAATTTGGCGCGAATATTCGACTACATGTTATTCCTTTTACAGAAATCCAAGTTCTTATTAAAGAAAAAGTGCCATCTAATGTGTCGATGACAACAACTCGTCGTATGATGTTAAAAGTTGCTGACAAAGTACGTGAAGAAATAGATGCATTAGCGATTGTTACTGGTGAAAGTCTTGGGCAAGTAGCAAGCCAAACGCTTGAAAGCTTAACAGCAATCAATGCTGTGACTAACACACCGATTTTACGTCCACTAATTTCAACTGATAAATTAGAGATAATTGAAATCGCTGAGAAAATTGGCACATATGAAACGTCAATTCAACCATTCGAAGACTGCTGTACAATATTCACGCCAGCTAGTCCAAAAACAAAACCTAAACTTGAAAAAGTAGAGCATTACGAAAGTTTTTCTGAATTCGATGAACTAATCGATCGAGCTGTGAAAAATCGTGAGGTCTATATTTTCCCGAAAAAAGAACAACCTGCTGATAAATTTGCAGATCTTTTATAG
- a CDS encoding cysteine desulfurase family protein, giving the protein MKENTIYLDNSATTKPYKEVMQAFMAVNEQYYANPASIHAMGVESNNLLMRAREQVADILHTEAINVLFTSGGTESNNTAIFGLAHGNTHKGNHILTTEIEHPSVLESVKQLEKEGFEIEYLQADKKGVVSLDELREKVRKDTILVSMMHINNEMGAIQPIFEAAKIVHEASRAAFHVDAVQSFGKLPITFKEDEGPDCISISGHKIHGLKGSGILAFRKKMQWQPYALGGGQEFGLRSGTVAVPQAVALSKAARMAIETMSERTKKYRTWQDEICTELKGFGEAVHIISTSQGAAHILSFSVRDLKGEVIINALQKRGVIVSTSSACSSKQTKTSHVVEALNIDEHFKKGVIRVSFGAHVTDEDIVLFKQVLNEVLTELKGEYV; this is encoded by the coding sequence ATGAAAGAAAATACAATCTATCTAGATAACAGCGCAACAACTAAACCTTATAAAGAAGTGATGCAAGCATTTATGGCAGTAAATGAGCAGTATTACGCCAACCCTGCATCGATTCATGCTATGGGTGTAGAATCAAATAATTTATTAATGCGTGCTCGTGAACAAGTAGCAGACATTTTGCATACTGAGGCGATAAATGTACTGTTTACTTCGGGAGGTACGGAATCCAATAATACGGCTATTTTCGGGCTAGCGCATGGTAATACTCATAAAGGTAACCATATTTTGACTACGGAAATCGAACATCCATCTGTGTTAGAATCGGTGAAGCAACTTGAAAAAGAAGGCTTTGAAATAGAATATCTACAGGCCGATAAAAAGGGTGTAGTGTCGTTAGATGAGCTACGAGAAAAAGTACGCAAGGACACTATTTTAGTAAGTATGATGCATATTAATAACGAAATGGGTGCTATTCAGCCGATTTTTGAAGCGGCAAAAATTGTCCATGAAGCAAGTCGTGCCGCATTTCATGTTGATGCAGTGCAGAGCTTTGGAAAACTGCCAATAACTTTTAAAGAAGATGAAGGACCAGACTGTATTTCCATATCTGGTCATAAAATTCATGGTTTAAAAGGTTCGGGTATATTAGCATTTCGTAAAAAAATGCAATGGCAGCCATATGCACTTGGTGGAGGACAGGAATTTGGCTTACGTAGTGGCACTGTGGCTGTTCCACAAGCGGTAGCGCTATCAAAGGCAGCTCGTATGGCTATCGAAACAATGAGTGAACGTACGAAAAAATATCGTACATGGCAGGATGAAATATGTACAGAGTTAAAAGGTTTTGGTGAGGCTGTGCATATTATATCGACATCACAGGGTGCGGCTCATATTTTATCATTTAGTGTGCGTGATTTAAAAGGTGAAGTCATTATAAATGCACTACAGAAACGTGGCGTTATTGTGTCAACATCGAGTGCGTGTTCTTCCAAGCAAACGAAAACAAGTCATGTTGTAGAAGCTTTAAATATCGATGAGCATTTTAAAAAAGGTGTTATCCGTGTAAGCTTTGGTGCACATGTAACGGACGAAGATATTGTGCTATTTAAACAAGTATTGAATGAAGTACTAACGGAACTTAAAGGAGAATATGTATGA
- a CDS encoding hybrid sensor histidine kinase/response regulator, with translation MDKFGESDFSPGFFKRTGKIYILVSLFLIILTGTRILWIVTFHNLDQPYAINGQLDLQEWDANDGRTITLDGQWEFYPHVWLMGESSIEERAQFIQVPGGWNDFVSADNSPYGYGSYRLRILVNPNDEKTYSIRIPSVRSSSELYVNGRLLSKSGQPGKTAEETIAYNIPYSASFPTNGSNVIEIVVQVANFKDPRNSGIVRSIKFGEVESITRETQFSITMQQMVAIVFLMHGVYALILFFVGHREKRLLYFSLLTISAMFINLLGSDEKLLSYWFPINYEWGFKLVHLSMVSLAYALFQCVKPQFPVSWRKFFPYYIALCGLAILLSLLLPAQYVIMLQPLYTILLSISIVLTIISMFLTSIKEIKDNTLLLLAIVAFGNNLFWWGIFLITGIKSIYYPFDLIIAIACFASFWFRGYFKIHAEANLLTKKLQRSDKLKDEFLANTSHELRNPLHGILNISKAVLEREQPTLNQNSIKDLETVLSVGRRMSLMLNDLLDTMSLKEHSQQLNLQTFSIHTIVTGVIDMLQFMTEDKPIRLINDIPVDFPKVFADENRVIQIIFNVLHNAVKYTNEGTISIHSFVKDGRAQIVISDTGVGIDEETMIRIFEPYEQAYHGNTMIEGGFGLGLSISKQLVELHGGTLQAKSVLGQGSEFSFTLQLSNDTNEQQETVNTILSSFNVAESTISMTSKQFDSISEQQPKIVENRPRVLVVDDDPINLRVIETILTVEKFDIVTVTSGKKALAILDATEWDLIISDVMMPQMSGYELTRKIRQRFTITELPILLLTARSQPQDIENGFLAGANDYVVKPVDALEIRTRAKALTEVKQSVRERLRMEAAWLQAQIQPHFFFNTLNAILALSEIDMNRMRNLLEAFSDYLRESFKFQNIDELIPIEEELNLVRSYLFIEKERFGDRLHVTWEITENIEMMLPALTIQPLVENAVRHGIMKQVQGGNIHIQVLDYVHYVEIIVTDDGVGMDESMVQRILVRQTTNKSGVGLLNTDLRLKQHYGKGLQINSKQDYGTTVSFIVLKK, from the coding sequence ATGGATAAGTTTGGGGAATCAGACTTTTCGCCAGGTTTTTTTAAGAGAACAGGAAAAATTTATATTTTAGTAAGTTTATTTTTAATTATTCTTACAGGGACACGAATTCTGTGGATTGTTACGTTTCATAATTTAGATCAACCCTATGCTATCAATGGACAACTGGATTTACAAGAATGGGATGCTAATGACGGTCGTACGATTACTTTGGATGGACAGTGGGAATTTTATCCTCACGTTTGGCTGATGGGAGAAAGTTCTATTGAGGAAAGAGCCCAATTTATTCAAGTCCCAGGCGGGTGGAACGATTTCGTATCTGCAGATAATTCTCCATATGGCTACGGTTCTTATCGCTTACGAATTCTAGTCAATCCAAATGACGAAAAAACCTACAGTATTCGAATTCCTAGCGTTCGAAGTTCATCTGAGTTATATGTAAATGGTCGATTGTTAAGCAAGTCAGGTCAGCCAGGGAAAACAGCGGAAGAAACAATTGCATATAATATACCTTACTCTGCCTCCTTCCCAACAAACGGTAGCAACGTAATCGAGATAGTTGTTCAAGTTGCAAATTTCAAGGATCCCAGAAATAGCGGAATTGTCCGGTCCATAAAATTTGGGGAAGTTGAGTCGATTACTCGTGAGACACAATTTTCTATTACTATGCAACAAATGGTGGCCATTGTATTTTTGATGCATGGGGTGTACGCACTTATTTTATTTTTTGTTGGACATAGAGAAAAAAGATTACTTTATTTTTCACTATTGACTATTAGTGCGATGTTCATCAATTTACTCGGAAGCGATGAGAAATTATTGTCTTATTGGTTTCCGATAAATTATGAATGGGGATTTAAGTTAGTCCACCTTTCGATGGTTAGCCTTGCATATGCATTATTTCAATGTGTGAAACCACAGTTCCCGGTTAGTTGGCGTAAATTCTTTCCATATTACATTGCTCTTTGCGGATTAGCTATTTTATTGTCACTACTTTTACCTGCGCAGTATGTTATAATGCTACAGCCCTTATACACAATTCTATTGAGTATTTCGATTGTTTTAACAATTATATCAATGTTTCTTACATCCATTAAGGAAATTAAGGATAATACTCTATTACTTTTAGCCATCGTCGCATTCGGTAATAATTTATTTTGGTGGGGAATTTTTCTTATAACAGGTATCAAAAGTATTTATTATCCGTTTGATTTGATAATTGCGATAGCTTGTTTTGCTTCGTTTTGGTTTAGAGGCTATTTTAAGATTCACGCCGAAGCAAATCTGCTGACTAAAAAGCTACAAAGAAGCGATAAGTTAAAGGATGAATTTCTAGCGAATACATCTCATGAGCTACGAAATCCACTTCACGGTATACTAAATATTTCAAAAGCTGTATTAGAAAGAGAACAGCCAACATTGAATCAGAATAGTATTAAGGATTTGGAGACGGTTCTTTCTGTCGGACGCCGAATGTCACTAATGTTAAACGATTTACTTGATACGATGAGTCTAAAAGAACATTCACAGCAGTTGAATTTACAAACCTTTTCTATTCATACAATCGTAACAGGTGTAATAGACATGCTTCAATTTATGACGGAGGACAAGCCGATACGGTTAATAAACGATATTCCTGTTGACTTCCCAAAAGTATTTGCCGATGAAAATAGGGTCATACAAATCATTTTTAATGTTCTGCACAATGCGGTTAAATATACAAATGAAGGGACAATTTCAATACATAGTTTCGTAAAAGATGGACGTGCACAAATTGTCATTTCTGATACAGGCGTTGGAATAGATGAGGAAACGATGATTCGGATATTTGAACCTTATGAGCAAGCTTATCATGGGAATACGATGATTGAAGGTGGATTTGGCCTTGGTCTAAGCATTAGCAAACAATTGGTTGAATTACATGGAGGCACGTTACAGGCAAAATCTGTCCTAGGACAAGGTTCGGAATTCAGCTTTACTTTACAGTTATCCAATGACACAAATGAACAACAAGAAACAGTGAATACAATTCTTTCGTCGTTTAATGTAGCAGAGTCAACGATATCCATGACCTCTAAGCAATTCGATAGTATATCTGAACAGCAACCAAAAATTGTAGAAAATCGCCCTCGTGTATTAGTTGTAGACGACGATCCGATTAATCTAAGAGTCATTGAAACGATTCTTACAGTAGAAAAATTTGATATAGTGACAGTAACAAGCGGTAAAAAAGCGTTGGCTATTTTAGATGCTACAGAATGGGATTTAATTATTTCAGACGTGATGATGCCGCAAATGTCTGGTTATGAGCTAACACGAAAAATTCGTCAACGATTCACCATCACAGAACTTCCAATCCTCCTCCTTACTGCGAGGAGTCAGCCACAGGACATTGAAAACGGATTTTTAGCAGGTGCCAACGATTATGTTGTAAAGCCTGTGGATGCCTTGGAAATAAGAACACGAGCGAAGGCGTTAACTGAAGTTAAACAATCTGTTCGTGAGCGACTACGAATGGAAGCAGCATGGCTTCAGGCGCAAATACAGCCTCATTTCTTCTTTAACACATTAAATGCAATTTTAGCATTAAGTGAAATTGATATGAATCGGATGCGCAATTTACTTGAAGCGTTTAGTGACTATTTGAGGGAATCATTTAAGTTTCAAAATATTGACGAGCTTATTCCAATTGAGGAAGAGTTAAATCTTGTCCGATCTTATCTTTTTATCGAGAAGGAACGATTTGGAGATCGCTTGCATGTTACTTGGGAGATAACAGAAAATATAGAAATGATGCTTCCAGCACTTACCATCCAACCGCTAGTTGAAAATGCCGTAAGACACGGTATTATGAAGCAAGTACAAGGTGGAAATATTCATATTCAAGTTTTAGACTATGTTCATTACGTTGAGATAATAGTTACAGACGATGGTGTCGGAATGGACGAATCAATGGTGCAACGCATACTTGTAAGACAAACAACTAATAAATCTGGAGTTGGCCTGTTAAACACGGATCTCCGATTAAAACAGCACTATGGTAAAGGACTTCAAATTAATAGCAAGCAGGATTACGGTACTACTGTATCGTTTATCGTCTTAAAAAAATAA
- the ezrA gene encoding septation ring formation regulator EzrA, whose amino-acid sequence MEYIIIPVILLLILAIVGFMMRRKHTAIIAQLENEKLQIQNNPINEEISKVKSLNMNGETEEMFERWRNSWDEVIDVHMTKIDSLLFDAEDQVNHLRFKKATLIEREIEDYVRKCEKDKDKILEELNELIGSEEKNRIEIEQLKEYYRSARKTLLAHQHSFGIALPALEQKLEVFVQKFEEFDELTRDGNYLQAREIVIGLNHESQETFEYINDVPTILTELQVKLPGAVQELRNGQREMEEKSYYLHHLELTQALDILETEFTALKDELAQLHLSAVKPRVVEINEEIDHFYDLLEKEVIAKNYVDLNCDRLLGSITNVINSTRLVSDEATFVQQSYHLNEKDAEIPKAALKQLEALQRRYDLLAMRVAEEKSAYSSLQEELIEISEELERIHEEQDRLSNTMKKLRIDENKACTQVENLKKTLQDTDRLLNKANIPGIPEEMDARLDEAAEHIYVVMQSLQEVPLNMGTVHNNLNAATLCVEDVHSKAHELIENVMLIERIIQYGNRHRATNPKLNARLKEAEEAFHQFRYTKALEEAGTAVEEMEPGALKRIQEIVAEDLVLR is encoded by the coding sequence ATGGAGTATATCATCATTCCGGTTATCCTACTATTAATTTTAGCCATAGTAGGATTTATGATGCGACGAAAACATACAGCAATTATTGCTCAACTTGAAAATGAAAAATTACAAATACAAAATAATCCCATAAATGAGGAAATTTCTAAAGTTAAATCATTAAACATGAATGGTGAAACGGAAGAAATGTTTGAACGATGGCGTAATAGTTGGGATGAAGTCATCGATGTACATATGACAAAAATTGATTCACTCCTATTCGATGCGGAGGACCAAGTAAATCATCTTCGTTTTAAAAAAGCAACGTTGATTGAACGTGAAATTGAGGATTATGTTCGCAAGTGTGAAAAAGATAAAGATAAAATTTTAGAAGAATTAAATGAATTAATTGGCAGCGAAGAAAAAAATCGTATTGAAATTGAACAACTAAAAGAATATTATCGATCAGCGCGTAAAACTTTGCTTGCCCACCAACACTCATTTGGGATAGCGTTACCAGCACTTGAGCAAAAGCTTGAAGTATTTGTTCAAAAGTTTGAAGAATTCGATGAGCTTACTCGCGATGGTAATTATTTACAGGCGCGTGAAATTGTTATTGGCTTGAATCATGAATCACAAGAGACTTTTGAATACATTAATGATGTACCAACTATTTTGACAGAACTACAAGTGAAATTACCAGGTGCTGTTCAAGAACTGCGCAATGGTCAACGAGAAATGGAAGAAAAATCTTATTACTTACATCATTTAGAACTGACACAGGCACTGGACATACTTGAGACGGAATTTACCGCATTAAAAGATGAATTGGCTCAACTTCATTTATCTGCTGTCAAGCCACGAGTCGTTGAAATAAATGAAGAAATCGACCATTTCTATGACCTTCTTGAAAAAGAGGTTATTGCAAAAAATTATGTAGATCTTAATTGTGACCGATTATTAGGTTCAATCACAAATGTCATTAACTCTACTCGATTAGTAAGTGACGAAGCAACTTTTGTACAACAAAGCTATCATCTAAATGAAAAGGATGCTGAAATTCCAAAAGCGGCTTTAAAGCAATTAGAAGCACTCCAACGTCGTTATGATTTACTAGCGATGCGTGTTGCAGAAGAAAAATCAGCTTATTCAAGTTTGCAGGAAGAATTGATTGAAATAAGTGAGGAGCTTGAACGTATTCATGAGGAGCAGGATCGTTTATCGAATACGATGAAAAAGCTTCGCATAGACGAAAATAAGGCTTGTACACAAGTTGAAAATCTGAAAAAAACGTTGCAGGACACGGATCGACTGTTAAACAAGGCGAATATTCCGGGTATTCCTGAAGAGATGGATGCACGTTTAGATGAGGCAGCTGAGCATATTTATGTTGTAATGCAAAGTTTACAAGAGGTACCACTTAACATGGGAACTGTTCATAATAACTTAAATGCAGCAACGCTTTGTGTTGAGGATGTTCATTCGAAGGCACATGAATTGATTGAGAATGTCATGTTGATTGAACGAATTATTCAATATGGCAATCGTCATCGTGCAACAAATCCAAAATTAAATGCGCGTTTAAAAGAAGCAGAAGAAGCATTCCACCAATTCCGTTATACAAAAGCACTTGAAGAAGCTGGTACAGCTGTTGAAGAAATGGAGCCAGGTGCCTTAAAACGTATTCAGGAAATTGTCGCCGAGGATCTAGTTTTACGTTAA
- the hisJ gene encoding histidinol-phosphatase HisJ encodes MKRDGHIHSPYCPHGTTDTFTQYIEKAIAENFSDITFTEHAPLPPGFVDPTPDMDSGMNPDYLIPYFENLQRLQNQYAQDIRIRIGLEIDYILGFEQETRNFLDTYGYLLDDAILSVHFLKWQDNFVCIDYSAETFIDFSNKMGSVAHVYDLYYDTVLQSIQADLGKYKPKRIGHPSLIHKFQLAHSVKIDDTSRIREILDVMRQEGYELDLNSAGLSKVHCQEPYPPFSLIDYSKSIGLPFVFGSDAHAVVDLHQHYNVIFPK; translated from the coding sequence ATGAAAAGAGACGGGCATATTCATAGCCCCTATTGTCCACACGGTACAACCGATACATTTACGCAATATATCGAAAAAGCAATTGCTGAAAATTTTAGTGATATTACGTTTACAGAACATGCTCCGTTACCGCCAGGCTTCGTTGACCCTACACCGGATATGGACAGCGGCATGAATCCAGACTATTTAATACCCTATTTTGAAAATTTACAACGATTACAAAATCAGTACGCTCAGGACATTCGGATTCGTATCGGGCTTGAAATTGACTACATTTTAGGCTTTGAGCAGGAAACACGTAACTTCCTTGATACATATGGTTATTTATTAGATGATGCTATTTTGTCCGTTCATTTTTTAAAATGGCAGGACAACTTTGTATGTATCGACTATTCAGCGGAAACCTTTATAGATTTTTCAAATAAAATGGGCTCCGTAGCACATGTCTATGATTTATATTACGATACCGTCCTACAATCAATTCAAGCTGATTTAGGAAAATACAAACCCAAACGCATTGGACATCCATCTCTCATTCATAAATTTCAATTAGCACACAGTGTGAAAATTGATGATACTTCACGGATTCGAGAAATCCTAGATGTAATGAGGCAAGAAGGGTACGAACTAGACTTGAATAGTGCAGGTTTAAGTAAAGTACATTGTCAAGAACCTTATCCACCATTTTCCTTAATTGACTATAGCAAGTCAATTGGGTTGCCTTTTGTTTTTGGCTCTGATGCTCATGCCGTAGTTGATTTACATCAACATTATAATGTTATATTTCCGAAATGA
- a CDS encoding GAF domain-containing protein: MFTQINYEGPIADQYNALAKQLDALLTGETDRIANLSNASALLNQFLTNINWVGFYILQGEELILGPFQGLPACVRIPIGRGVCGAAVAKKETIVVKDVHVFPGHIACDAASQSEIVIPLIKQNNIIGVLDIDSPITNRFSIEDQVGLEQFVKTLLLHL, from the coding sequence ATGTTTACACAAATAAATTACGAAGGTCCTATTGCTGACCAATATAATGCATTAGCAAAGCAATTAGATGCGCTACTCACAGGAGAAACTGATCGCATCGCTAATTTAAGCAACGCTTCCGCATTACTAAACCAATTCCTAACAAATATTAACTGGGTTGGGTTTTATATATTACAAGGAGAGGAACTTATTTTAGGTCCGTTCCAAGGTTTACCTGCATGCGTTAGGATTCCAATTGGTCGTGGTGTTTGTGGTGCAGCTGTGGCTAAAAAAGAAACCATTGTCGTAAAAGATGTCCACGTATTTCCAGGACATATAGCCTGCGATGCTGCTTCACAATCTGAAATTGTGATTCCTCTTATCAAGCAGAATAATATAATAGGTGTACTTGATATAGATAGCCCGATTACAAATCGCTTCTCCATCGAAGATCAAGTTGGCTTAGAGCAATTTGTCAAAACATTGCTTCTCCATCTATAA
- a CDS encoding sensor domain-containing diguanylate cyclase, with translation MTDHLQTLKYIKSDVLSFWVSSNGELTSFNEYFDSLKQCLKKHLKIVNAAFLSYESNSLIPVEELAALTIETKLNAVSWLMIETSFYQQKIVKLPYILKEKEAYNMMTDMVLFQPEGKDPLGVLLVEATDAWTDFMTSDYGEECVETLMKVLQILRENLEVKSNEDQYRKLYNMTDLFHSTMDIDLILENVLKNIRDNFPEFNVELILSNDQDRHTTIDIKLFDYLSERPATIEAFVSGDLTTELASDLNCRLLNAPIKGRQAIYGILQVSAPTTYLFSTTEKDFVRMLAQASGNALENAKLYHQSHRLVSDLQLINETSHRLNMRIDIHEMLLFLQKQLMKSFQPMEVCFAFKNDDTFEVTDASTTLFRLEEGKTYIKHVEQHFEHTNDPLFIADFNRLTPNQIEYRSIMAIPILMEEKINGFSIVLHKEPYFFSFDSFKLMQSLIHHSSLAIANSILRNQLQEMVDRDHLTKLYARSYLDQYVEESLKKDQSGMFLLIDIDNFKRINDTYGHQIGDKILVQIAMKLNETISTRGICARWGGEEMSVYVPNIDEKESFELATTIVTMIPDTTDPQVTISAGLITWDQNYRPAFQSVFLHADTALYEAKNSGKNRFCIHDRYPKTNA, from the coding sequence ATGACAGACCATTTACAAACGCTAAAATATATAAAATCAGATGTTTTGAGCTTTTGGGTGAGTTCGAATGGAGAACTGACCAGTTTTAATGAGTATTTTGATTCATTAAAGCAGTGTCTAAAGAAGCACTTAAAAATTGTAAATGCTGCTTTTCTCAGCTATGAAAGTAATAGTTTAATACCTGTAGAAGAATTAGCTGCATTAACAATAGAAACAAAACTAAATGCTGTGTCATGGCTGATGATTGAAACTAGCTTTTATCAACAAAAAATAGTTAAACTACCTTATATATTGAAAGAAAAAGAAGCCTATAACATGATGACAGATATGGTGCTTTTCCAACCGGAGGGCAAAGACCCACTTGGAGTATTACTTGTTGAAGCAACGGATGCTTGGACGGACTTTATGACTTCAGATTACGGTGAAGAATGTGTCGAAACGCTTATGAAGGTTTTGCAGATTTTGCGTGAAAATTTAGAAGTGAAATCAAATGAAGACCAATATAGAAAATTGTATAATATGACAGATTTATTCCATTCAACAATGGACATAGATTTAATTTTAGAAAATGTACTAAAAAATATTAGGGATAATTTCCCAGAATTTAATGTTGAACTTATACTATCGAATGATCAAGACCGCCATACGACCATCGATATTAAACTTTTTGATTATTTATCCGAAAGACCAGCTACTATTGAAGCTTTTGTCTCAGGAGACTTGACAACTGAATTGGCAAGTGACTTAAATTGTCGTTTATTAAATGCACCAATAAAAGGAAGACAAGCTATCTACGGTATTTTGCAAGTAAGTGCGCCAACAACTTATCTTTTCTCAACGACTGAGAAGGACTTTGTACGAATGCTCGCGCAAGCATCAGGAAATGCACTAGAAAATGCAAAGTTATATCATCAATCGCATCGCCTCGTAAGTGACTTGCAACTTATAAATGAAACATCGCATCGTTTAAATATGCGGATAGACATTCATGAAATGTTGCTTTTCCTACAGAAACAATTAATGAAATCTTTTCAACCAATGGAAGTTTGTTTTGCTTTTAAAAATGATGATACCTTTGAAGTGACGGATGCCAGTACAACTTTATTTAGATTGGAAGAGGGTAAAACGTATATTAAACATGTTGAACAACATTTTGAACATACGAATGATCCATTATTCATTGCCGACTTTAACCGATTGACGCCTAATCAAATTGAATATCGTTCGATTATGGCTATTCCAATTTTAATGGAGGAGAAAATAAACGGTTTTAGTATCGTACTACACAAAGAACCATATTTCTTTTCATTTGATAGCTTTAAGTTAATGCAGTCTTTAATCCATCACTCATCTTTAGCGATTGCAAACTCCATTTTACGAAATCAGCTGCAGGAAATGGTAGATAGAGACCATTTAACAAAGCTTTATGCAAGAAGTTATTTAGATCAGTATGTAGAAGAATCCCTAAAGAAAGATCAATCAGGTATGTTTTTACTTATTGATATTGATAATTTTAAGCGCATCAACGATACCTACGGTCACCAAATTGGCGATAAGATTCTCGTGCAAATTGCGATGAAGTTAAATGAAACGATTAGTACTCGGGGAATTTGTGCGCGTTGGGGTGGAGAGGAAATGTCAGTCTATGTGCCAAATATTGATGAGAAAGAATCATTCGAACTGGCCACGACTATAGTTACAATGATTCCAGACACCACAGATCCTCAAGTAACAATTTCAGCAGGACTCATCACATGGGATCAAAATTATCGACCAGCATTTCAATCAGTTTTCCTGCATGCTGATACAGCTTTGTACGAAGCAAAAAACAGTGGAAAAAATCGTTTTTGTATTCATGATCGTTACCCCAAAACCAATGCCTAA